The following coding sequences are from one Reyranella humidisoli window:
- a CDS encoding glutathione S-transferase family protein yields the protein MIELHTWGTPNGRKISIMLEECGLPYSVHKVDISKGEQHKPEFLRISPNNRIPAIVDPDGPGGKSYSLFESGAILIYLADKTKKFLPADGAKRYDSMQWLMWQMGGFGPMLGQAHHFLRAAPTKIEYGMKRYVDEAKRLYGVLDKQLAGNAFVAGEDYTIADMSIFPWAARHEWHTVNLADFPNVKRWYDIVNARPAVTKGMAVPYLN from the coding sequence ATGATCGAGCTTCATACGTGGGGCACGCCGAACGGCCGCAAGATTTCCATCATGCTGGAGGAGTGCGGGCTGCCCTATAGCGTGCACAAGGTCGATATCTCCAAGGGCGAGCAGCACAAGCCCGAGTTCCTGCGCATCAGCCCGAACAACCGCATTCCCGCCATCGTCGATCCCGATGGTCCCGGCGGCAAGTCGTACAGTCTGTTCGAATCGGGCGCGATCCTGATCTACCTCGCTGACAAGACGAAGAAGTTCCTGCCGGCGGACGGCGCCAAGCGGTACGATTCGATGCAGTGGCTGATGTGGCAGATGGGCGGCTTCGGCCCCATGCTGGGTCAGGCGCACCACTTCCTGCGCGCCGCGCCGACCAAGATCGAGTACGGCATGAAGCGCTATGTCGACGAGGCAAAGCGCCTCTACGGCGTGCTCGACAAACAACTCGCCGGCAACGCCTTCGTCGCGGGCGAGGACTACACGATCGCCGACATGTCGATCTTCCCGTGGGCGGCGCGCCACGAGTGGCACACGGTCAATCTCGCCGACTTCCCCAACGTGAAGCGCTGGTACGACATCGTGAACGCGCGTCCGGCCGTCACCAAGGGCATGGCCGTCCCGTACCTGAACTGA
- a CDS encoding DUF3574 domain-containing protein: MPIRPWTAALGAASLALALAGCAQPMTQAPPQGAAIACVAPLQPALELNLYFGRGKPGGGEVSDAEWASFLSEIVTPHFPAGLSVFDLRGQHRDPAGRIVGEATKLLTVVVFDAPGHRAKVASIVAAYNSRFGQHGVFRVEQPVCAGG, translated from the coding sequence ATGCCGATCCGGCCCTGGACCGCGGCGCTCGGGGCGGCTTCGCTCGCCCTGGCGCTTGCCGGATGCGCCCAGCCAATGACACAGGCCCCGCCTCAGGGGGCCGCGATCGCCTGTGTGGCGCCCTTGCAGCCGGCGCTCGAGCTGAATCTGTATTTCGGGCGCGGCAAGCCCGGAGGCGGCGAGGTCAGCGACGCGGAGTGGGCGTCCTTCCTGTCCGAGATCGTGACGCCGCATTTCCCCGCAGGGCTCAGCGTCTTCGATCTGCGGGGGCAGCATCGCGATCCGGCGGGCCGGATCGTCGGTGAGGCGACCAAACTCCTGACCGTGGTCGTGTTCGATGCGCCGGGGCACCGAGCCAAGGTCGCGTCGATCGTGGCGGCCTATAACAGCCGCTTCGGTCAGCACGGCGTCTTCCGTGTCGAGCAACCCGTCTGTGCCGGCGGGTAG
- a CDS encoding Dps family protein, whose amino-acid sequence MAKDVKSRKTAALATPTDLGANATRDLTGGLNIFLADVAALYWKTKNFHWHMSGPNFRDYHLMLDEQATELDAMVDIIAERVRKLGGTTLRSIGHISRLQRVLDNDADYVTPLDMLAELRDDNKQLCVHMRTLHELCDEHNDIATASLIENWIDETEKRVWFLFETTRRTEG is encoded by the coding sequence ATGGCCAAGGACGTCAAGTCGCGCAAGACCGCAGCTCTCGCCACCCCGACGGATCTCGGCGCCAATGCCACGAGGGACCTGACGGGCGGGCTGAACATATTCCTGGCCGACGTGGCCGCTCTCTACTGGAAGACCAAGAATTTCCACTGGCACATGTCGGGCCCGAACTTCCGCGACTATCACCTGATGCTCGACGAGCAGGCGACCGAACTGGACGCGATGGTCGATATCATCGCCGAGCGCGTACGCAAGCTGGGCGGCACGACGCTGCGCTCGATCGGCCACATCTCCCGCCTGCAGCGCGTGCTCGACAACGATGCCGACTACGTGACGCCGCTCGACATGCTCGCGGAGCTTCGCGACGACAACAAGCAGCTCTGCGTGCACATGCGCACGCTCCATGAGCTGTGCGACGAGCACAACGACATCGCGACCGCGAGCCTGATCGAGAACTGGATCGACGAGACTGAGAAGCGCGTCTGGTTCCTGTTCGAGACGACGCGCCGTACCGAGGGCTGA
- the argE gene encoding acetylornithine deacetylase → MTSASIDMLQRLVAFDTTSRNSNLDLIKYIQGYLDEHGIRSTLVPNEEGTKANLFASVGPDAAGGIVLSGHTDVVPVDGQPWDTDPWTLTEKADGNLYGRGTCDMKGFIAACLAHVPALKKAKLKVPMHFAFSYDEEIGCLGAHSLVEKLVGNVPRPQAVIVGEPTMMGVVNAQNAGGGIVATFTGVEAHSSMTHLGVSAIHFAGDFIHWLNELQVELAGRTRTDIDTVPGHTTINVGIVTGGTAGNILARECTLNWGYRTLPGDDPWEVQRRAEAYVAELLLPKMKAKHPDADIKLKRRSFVPGLMPQENEEAAKLALQWTGGNRTYAVPYGTEAGIFRSHGIPTVICGPGDISQAHQPNEFVAKSQMDACDAFIGRMIGWAERQ, encoded by the coding sequence ATGACCTCTGCCTCCATCGACATGCTCCAGCGCCTGGTCGCGTTCGACACGACCTCGCGCAATTCCAACCTCGACCTGATCAAGTACATCCAGGGGTACCTGGATGAGCACGGGATCCGCAGCACCCTGGTTCCGAACGAGGAAGGCACCAAGGCCAACCTGTTTGCCTCGGTCGGCCCCGACGCCGCGGGCGGCATCGTCCTGTCCGGCCATACCGACGTCGTGCCGGTCGACGGCCAGCCCTGGGACACCGATCCCTGGACCCTGACGGAGAAGGCCGACGGCAATCTCTATGGCCGCGGGACCTGCGACATGAAGGGCTTCATCGCCGCCTGCCTGGCCCACGTGCCGGCACTCAAGAAGGCCAAGCTCAAGGTGCCGATGCACTTCGCCTTCAGCTACGACGAGGAGATCGGCTGTCTCGGAGCCCACTCGCTGGTCGAGAAACTGGTCGGCAACGTGCCTCGCCCGCAGGCCGTCATCGTCGGCGAGCCGACCATGATGGGCGTGGTCAACGCCCAGAATGCCGGCGGCGGCATCGTCGCCACCTTCACCGGCGTCGAGGCCCACTCCTCCATGACGCATCTCGGCGTCAGCGCCATCCACTTCGCCGGCGACTTCATCCACTGGCTGAACGAGCTGCAGGTCGAGTTGGCCGGCCGCACGCGCACCGACATCGACACCGTGCCCGGTCACACCACGATCAACGTCGGCATCGTGACCGGCGGCACCGCGGGCAACATCCTGGCCCGCGAATGCACGCTGAACTGGGGCTACCGCACCCTGCCCGGCGACGATCCCTGGGAGGTGCAACGCCGCGCCGAGGCCTATGTCGCCGAACTGCTGCTGCCGAAGATGAAGGCCAAGCATCCCGACGCCGACATCAAGCTGAAGCGGCGTTCGTTCGTGCCGGGGCTGATGCCGCAGGAGAACGAGGAAGCCGCCAAGCTGGCACTGCAGTGGACCGGCGGCAACCGCACCTACGCCGTGCCCTACGGCACGGAGGCCGGTATCTTCCGCAGCCACGGCATCCCGACCGTGATCTGCGGCCCCGGCGACATCTCGCAGGCCCACCAGCCCAACGAGTTCGTCGCGAAGTCGCAGATGGATGCCTGCGACGCCTTCATCGGCAGGATGATCGGCTGGGCGGAGCGGCAGTAG